A window from Tautonia rosea encodes these proteins:
- the tssF gene encoding type VI secretion system baseplate subunit TssF, giving the protein MNDDFLNYYNRELAFIREMGAEFAQAHPQVAELLMLEAGRCADPHVERLLEAFAFLAARLRKKIDDTYPELTDALLEVLYPHYQRPIPSMTIVQFSPTTDPSKIVAGYEIERGSRVVSRPLDGVRCQFQTVYPAWLWPVAVESATVLPDRVTIAGKPVGSVAMISLELRCAAAGDWRSLEGFDRLRFFLDGGEPVPSTLYEALFNRLVAIWLRGRTTSGEEQTIPLGPNAVEPVGFECSDGMVPYPERSFPGYRLLQEYFAFPLKFQFFDLTGLDRLCRTGFVGPVEVMFFLDQPPHTDITIRPENFRLGCSPAVNLFKKVAEPVRLDRLRSEYRLVPDVNHPLSFEIYSVDRVESVGSYLNDSVSYRPFYALRHADRERGPQAYWFSRRQPSLRSGDAGTDVELTFVDPSFSPTTPSTEKVTAYLTCCNRDIPARLPFGGDQDVVSLEAEAPVGRVRLLTRPTKTLRPPLGRNTQWRAISGLALNHLSLTESEPGIEALRELLAAYDFADSAVTRKHIGGIIGVSSRRIAGRTGNRLGRAVSLGIEVELTFDESAYSGASAFLMACVLERFFGSYVTVNSFTRLIARRKQQEGVWKRWAPRSGDRTLL; this is encoded by the coding sequence ATGAACGACGACTTTCTCAATTATTACAATCGTGAACTTGCCTTCATCCGTGAGATGGGGGCTGAGTTCGCACAGGCTCATCCTCAAGTCGCCGAACTCCTGATGCTGGAGGCGGGCCGATGTGCGGACCCCCATGTGGAACGCCTTCTTGAAGCGTTCGCGTTCCTCGCGGCTCGCTTGCGCAAAAAGATCGACGACACCTACCCGGAGCTGACCGACGCCCTGCTGGAAGTCCTTTACCCTCACTACCAGCGACCGATCCCCTCCATGACGATAGTCCAGTTCTCTCCCACAACGGATCCGTCCAAGATCGTTGCTGGATACGAAATCGAGCGCGGTTCCCGCGTTGTCTCTCGCCCCCTCGATGGCGTGCGATGCCAGTTTCAGACCGTCTATCCGGCCTGGCTCTGGCCGGTTGCGGTTGAGTCTGCCACGGTCTTGCCAGACCGAGTCACCATCGCAGGAAAGCCGGTGGGATCGGTGGCAATGATTAGCCTTGAGCTTCGGTGCGCGGCGGCCGGAGACTGGAGAAGCCTTGAAGGATTTGATCGTCTCCGGTTCTTTCTCGATGGTGGCGAGCCGGTTCCTTCGACGCTCTACGAAGCGCTCTTCAATCGATTGGTTGCGATCTGGCTTCGGGGTCGAACAACTTCGGGAGAGGAGCAGACGATCCCTCTCGGCCCCAACGCCGTCGAACCCGTTGGGTTCGAATGTTCTGATGGCATGGTTCCCTATCCCGAGCGATCTTTCCCCGGCTACCGGCTGCTCCAGGAGTATTTCGCGTTTCCCTTGAAATTTCAGTTTTTCGACCTCACGGGACTCGACCGGCTCTGTAGAACCGGATTCGTCGGGCCGGTCGAGGTGATGTTCTTCCTTGATCAGCCACCACATACGGATATCACGATTCGGCCCGAGAACTTTCGCCTGGGATGCTCCCCTGCGGTCAACCTGTTCAAAAAGGTTGCCGAGCCAGTTCGGCTCGATCGCCTGAGGAGCGAGTATCGCCTGGTCCCCGACGTTAATCATCCCTTGAGTTTCGAGATCTACTCGGTCGACCGGGTAGAAAGTGTTGGCTCCTATCTCAACGACTCGGTCAGCTACCGGCCGTTCTACGCCCTGCGGCACGCCGACCGCGAGCGAGGGCCCCAAGCATACTGGTTCTCCCGGCGACAGCCTTCGCTCAGGTCGGGAGATGCGGGCACCGACGTCGAACTGACCTTCGTTGACCCGTCGTTCTCCCCGACGACTCCCTCCACCGAGAAGGTGACCGCCTACCTAACCTGCTGTAACCGAGACATCCCCGCCCGATTACCCTTTGGAGGAGATCAGGATGTTGTCTCGCTGGAGGCCGAAGCCCCAGTCGGTCGTGTCCGGTTGTTGACTCGCCCCACCAAGACTCTGCGTCCTCCATTGGGGCGCAACACCCAGTGGAGAGCCATCTCGGGGCTGGCCTTGAATCACCTCTCACTGACCGAATCGGAGCCAGGGATCGAGGCCCTCCGTGAACTCCTGGCCGCTTACGACTTCGCGGATTCAGCCGTAACTCGTAAGCATATCGGTGGGATCATAGGAGTCTCCAGCCGTCGCATTGCTGGGAGGACTGGTAACCGCCTGGGAAGGGCTGTGAGCCTGGGGATCGAGGTCGAATTGACCTTCGATGAGTCGGCTTACTCCGGAGCCTCTGCGTTTCTGATGGCCTGCGTGCTGGAACGGTTTTTCGGATCATATGTCACGGTCAACTCATTCACCCGACTGATCGCACGGCGCAAGCAGCAAGAGGGAGTTTGGAAGCGATGGGCACCGCGCAGCGGCGATCGGACCCTGCTCTAA
- the tssE gene encoding type VI secretion system baseplate subunit TssE, with amino-acid sequence MRIDFPCLPREADPHDDGSSQSSLALTAIAGELSRDWARPLEPLDRIEGLLMAGRDSNPRFQHSLWDRLTNPDLIRGSDVGVTVSSEIERIKNEVRRDLEWLLNSRRTPGDPPAGMSHLSQSLMTYGLPDITSVSPGDTDARKRLTQLLESVIRDFEPRLSNVRVIFEPQKQDNTLGSLHYRIEAILRVDPAPEPVIFDTVLQLGNKAFIVNGEDT; translated from the coding sequence TTGAGGATCGACTTCCCTTGTCTTCCCAGGGAAGCCGATCCTCATGATGATGGGTCGTCACAATCCTCTTTGGCATTGACTGCCATTGCTGGCGAACTCTCCCGAGATTGGGCCCGTCCCCTCGAACCTCTGGACCGGATTGAAGGTCTTCTGATGGCTGGTCGCGATTCCAATCCTCGATTTCAACACTCGCTCTGGGATCGTTTGACCAATCCGGACCTGATCCGTGGGAGCGACGTTGGTGTCACTGTTTCCAGCGAAATCGAACGCATCAAAAATGAGGTGCGCCGCGATTTAGAATGGCTTCTCAATTCACGTCGGACTCCAGGCGATCCCCCAGCCGGCATGAGCCATCTCTCACAATCGTTAATGACCTATGGACTACCTGACATCACGTCAGTAAGCCCGGGCGACACAGACGCCCGCAAACGCCTGACCCAATTGCTCGAATCCGTGATTCGCGATTTCGAGCCGAGACTCTCCAACGTCCGAGTGATCTTCGAGCCACAAAAGCAAGACAATACGCTCGGCTCTTTACACTATCGCATTGAAGCCATTCTTCGCGTCGACCCTGCTCCCGAACCCGTTATTTTCGACACGGTTCTTCAGCTCGGCAACAAAGCATTCATTGTCAACGGTGAGGACACATAA